The segment TGGTGGATGAGGATGTGTCCTTGACTGAGGATGCTTTGAATGACATATCTGCATCAGCTTCTGGTCGATCAGTGGCATCTTTGTGCGCAGAGATCACAGTAGATTCGGTAAATCATGTCATCACTCTGGATTTTGGTAGTGGCTGTGTAGGTCCATATGGTAGAAGCCGATCTGGTAAAATTGTTATGACTTATGGAGGTGAATTTAACGATGGATTGGCGAATAGAATAATCACTTTTGAAGATTATGTAGTCAACAACAAGGAGGTTACAGGCAGTATCGAGGTGGGTAATTACAACCAAACTACAGATGGTACATATACTGCCACTCGCACTATGAACAACTACACGGTGACTTTCCCGAATGGGACATCCAAAACCATATTAGGAGCTACAACATACGAGATTATCGAAGGATATGGAGACTATGACGTGTCCAACAATGTAGTACTGGTGACGGGCAGCTACAAAACGACAACTACTTTTGGCGCGACATATACTTACACGATCGTAGAACCTGTCAAGTTGAGTTATGCTTGCCTGCTAAGTGGCAATATGCTCAGAGTGGAGGGATTGATCGAGATCAAAAGAACGAATGCTGTCAGAGTAAGAACCAAAACCATCGACTATGGCGAAGGCTGTGATGATAGCTATACAGTGAGTATTGATAGTGAATTGATCGAAGTAGAGGGATAATTAAAATAACTCAACCAGATTAGATTGGTCTGGTTGAGTTATTTTTGATACCACGTATCTTTAGACCTAGTGCATACGGAAGAGCATTTCATCTCACTGATTCAAAATACCAGCACGAAGCGTGAAGGCTTTCGTCTCTTGGTCAAAGCTTTTGAAAAACCACTGTATAGTGTGATCAGAAAAATGGTGATCGATCATGACGAGACCAAGGACGTACTACAGGATACTTTTGTGAAAGTCTGGGAGAACTTGGATTCATTTAAAGCAGAGTCAAAAATATATACTTGGGTCTATAGGGTTGCGGTCAATCACTGTTTGCAATACCTGAAAAAGAAGCAGAGACGAAATCTATTCAACTCTGGAGTGAATGAAGAAATGATGATGCAGTTGGAAAGCAATGAATCCATCAGTGGGGATGAGATTCAGTTAAAACTACAAAAGGCGATATTGAAGTTGCCGGATAAACAACGCTTGGTTTTCAATCTGAAATACTATGAGGAAATGAGCTACGAGCAAATGGCAGAAATCACAGAAACGAGCAGTGGCGCTTTGCGTGCTTCTTACCATCAAGCAGTGAAAAAGATTGAAACTATGATTCAAGAGGGGTGAGATGAAAAGCAAAAAGAACATATCACTGAATGACATTCCTAAAAAGGAAGGTTTTATTGCACCAGAAGGCTTTTTTGATTCATTCATAGATGAACTAGAGCAGGTGATTGATCAACGTGAGCAAGCTAGGGAAGCCAATAAAATCCCTGCTGTGGAAAAAGATTGGTGGATGGCAGTTGCGGCTTCCATTGCTGTACTGTTGATTGCAGGGGTTGTTTTTTGGATCAATGGGAGTAAGGATGAGCAGGTGACGGATTATTGGGACGATGTGAGTTCGGAGCAGATTGCCTTTTATCTCGAAAACTCTGCCTTGGATACAGAGACCTTGCTAGAGCAAGTAGATTTGGCCTTGTTGACAACTGATCAAGATGAACTGATGGGACTCGATGAGGTCTCGGACGAAGATATGAATATGATAATAGAACAATATGAAGACATATTTTAAATCCATTATTGTCGTGCTGGGGTTGACTTGTCTGGCAACAGCGGTACAATCACAGGATCAACAGGCGCTAGATAAAATAGAGAGTGCCAAAATAGCGTTGATCACGGAGCGTCTGGGGCTGACGCCTGATCAGGCAGAGAAGTTTTGGCCGCTGTACAACGAGTACAGTGCCAAACGCATGGAGCTAAGACAGGAATACCGAAGGTTCCGAACTGATGCAGAAGGACGAACACTTAGCGAGGATGAAAGCAAAAAGCTCCTTGAAAAAGGACAGCAGCTCAAAGAAAGACAATTGCAAATCGATAAAAGCTACAGCGAACGTCTCAATACAGTCATCACCAATCGGCAGTTGCTACAGTTGCGAACGGCGGAAGAGGATTTTAGGAATATGCTGCTCCAGAGGCTAGAGCAGCGATCCAATCAAATCGACAGACGTGAAATGATGCAACAGCGCATGGACAAACGTAACAATGAATAAAATGACAGTCTAATTTGTTCATATCACAGATGATTCTTAGCAAAAGTCTTCAAAGCAGGGCTGGGTTAATCTTTATGGGGTTAACCTTTTGCTGTGTATGGCAGCCTGAGATTTCGAGAGCACAGGAGATAAAATCAGATAGTACATTGACGGTTTTGTTTGCTGAGTTGGATGATCTGTTTGCAGAAGGAGATGATACAGAGGATTTGATCGCTTTGGTCGATAGTATGTTAGTTGCTGATAAGTTGAAGATTTCTTCACTGCATGCTCGGATAGGTTACATCAGTCAGGTCACCAATGCGGGTCGGAGTTTGGATATCAATCAGTTTGGGGTCTCTCCTGGAGTGACCTACTATCATCACACAGGGGTTTTTGCGGATGTTTCGGGTTTTGTCAATAGTGAGTACGATCCGAGTTATTACATGACAGATGCCAGCATTGGCTATCTCTACACTTTTAAGAATGTCCTGACCAGTTCGGTTAGCCATGATTTTTATTTCTACAACGACACACTTGATACTCATAGCTTCAACAAGAGTCTGCAAGTCTCTACCTATTTGGATTACAAGGCTCTGAACCTGGGCGTGGATTATGCTTATCTCTATGGTAGTAATTCGGCGCATCGCTTGACTGGCAGGGTAGGATTTGATTTGAGAGCAAAGGATGTCTGGTTTTTGGATCAAATATCTATACACCCAAGTTTTTCTGTCCAGTGGGGCAATTCGGAGGTAGTTTATCTGCGGCAGACGGAGCAACCATTTCGTGATCTTTATAACATCATGGTGGCTGGAGATTACCCGGTACTAAGTTGGGAGGAAGTCTATCGATTTGGACGTTTGCTCAAAAATGAAAGGGGAATTTGGGCAACCAAATTTTTGTTGGATAGAGGATATACCGCAGATGATATCAATGAAATCATCATTCAGTACAATGAGGATCAAATTCATCAAGACAATGAGTACGGGATCATGAATTATGCAGTTTCCATTCCAGTGATTTTCTCTATCAATCGCCACTGGACGCTGATCACGAGTTATACTTATAATATGCCTGTATCACTGCCCAATGAGACTTATCAGTTAGAAAACAACGGTTTTCTTAGTCTGAGTCTAGCGTATAAATTTCTGTTTGTACAGTGATTTACTCAGTGGCTGAGTATCTGCAAGACCAGTTCTCTGGTAAGTGCCTTTCCTTGCGCTCTGGCTTTGATCTCAGTAAATGGGAAGCGAAAATCACAGCCTGCTTTCCATCTGCTGCAACCGTATGCCGTTTGGCCTTTGACAAGCACACCTTCTTTGCATTTGGGGCAAGTAGGCATTTCGTTGGATTTCTTGGGAGTATTCTTGGTTTGGTTTTCAAATTCAATCTCAAAGTCTGAATTGAATTTCAAGACTCCTTCCACTTTGTTTCCATTCAGGACGAATCCTTTGATCTTGGTAGTTACTTTCTTCTGTACTAGACGTAGTAGTTGGCTTTCTGTCAGTTTCTTCTCCATAAAGGTAAAAGGAAGCAGCATTTTGCAACCAGCTTTCCATTCGCTACATCCATAACTGTTTTTGCCTTTGAGGAGGGAGCCTTTTTTGCATTTGGGGCAAGTGCTGCCCACGAGGCTCTTTTTACTCGTCGCTTTCTTGGTCGCGGTATCCTTATCCTTGACCAGTGTGATGGGAGTAGCTGCCAAGATAGGTTTGCCTGTCTCCATGCGCACTTCATAGACCAGGTCGTCCACCATCTTTTTCATGTTGATGATGAACTGCTTGGCGCTGTATTCTCCTTGCTCGATTTCCTTGAGTTGTTTCTCCCATTGTCCGGTGAGCTCGGCTGATTTGAGTAGTTGATTTTGGACGGTATCGATCAGCTGGATGCCCATCTCGGTTGGGATTACCTGTTTCTTTCTTCGTTGGCTATACTGGCGTTTGAACAGTGTCTCGATGATGTTGGCACGGGTAGACGGCCTGCCTATACCGTTGGCTTTCATCAATTCACGGAGTTCGTCGTCTTCTACCTGTTTGCCAGCTGTCTCCATGGCACGGAGCAGGGATGCCTCGGTATAGTAGTTTGGTGCTTTGGTCGTCTTTTCGATGAATGATGGTTCGTGAGGACCTTGTTCTCCTTTCTCAAAGGTTGGCAGGATGCTTTCTTCTTCCTCTTCTTTGTTTTCCTCGTCCTCTTCTTCCTTTTTCTGTTTAGGAAAAAGCACACGCCAGCCTTCTTCGAGTATTTCCTTGCCTTTGGCTACAAAGGGAACAGTATCCACCTCTGCACTCACTTGCGTCTTGGCGACTTTACAGTCAGGATAAAACACGGCTAGGAATCTCCTGACGATGATGTCATAGACTTTTTGATCCTCGTGACTGAGGTGCTTTTGTTCACCAGTAGGGATGATGGCATGGTGATCGGTGACTTTCTTGTCGTTGAATACCTTAGCAGACTTGGGAATCTTCTTGGACAAAATAGGCTCAGTGAACGAAGCATAGTCCGTCAATCCTTTGAGGATTCCTGGAACCTTGGGGTACATGTCATTGGGAAGGAAAGTCGTGTCAACCCTAGGATAGGAAACGACTTTCATCTCGTAAAGTCTTTGGACGGCTTTGAGGGTTGCCTCGGCTGTGAAGCCAAACTTGTTGTTGCAATAGACTTGAAGGCCTGTCAGATCGAAAAGCTTGGGGGCGTATTCTTTCCCGTCTTTTCGCTCTATGTCAATGATGACTAGTTCCTTGCCACTGACCTGATTGAGCAGCTTTTCGCCATCTTCTTTGGTGAAGAACTTGCCTTCGGTGTGGTTAAAGTTGGTTTCTCGGTATTTGGTCTGCAACTCCCAATAGGGCTTGGGTTGGAAGTTGAGGATCTCATAGTGACGGTTGACCAACATGGCAAGGGTAGGAGTTTGCACCCTGCCGATGGATAGCATTTGTTTGAATCCGCCGTATTTGAGGGTATAAAGTCTGGTGGCATTCATGCCGAGCAGCCAATCACCAATCGCTCGCGAACTACCTGCATAGTAGAGGTTGTCAAACTCGGAGGAGGGTTGGAGTTTTTCAAATCCTGCTTTGATGGCCTCTGTTGTTAGCGACGAAATCCACAGTCGTTGGACTTCTCCTTTGTAGCCAGCTTGTTGGATGACCCAGCGCTGTATCAGTTCTCCTTCTTGCCCGGCATCACCACAGTTGATCACCAGCGAGGCAGCGTCGAAGAGTTTTTTGATCGTATTAAATTGTTTTTTGACGCCAGCATCATGATCCATGACCTTCGTTTCGAAACGCTCGGGCAGCATGGGTAGGGTGTTGAGATCCCATCGTTTCCAATGGGGCTTGTAATCCTCAGGAGGCAAGAGCGTACAAAAATGTCCGAAAGTCCAAGTCACCTGATAGCCATTGCCCTCATAGTAGCCATCCATACGCGTATTGGCTCCTATGACTTGGGCTATTTCTTTGGCGACACTTGGTTTCTCAGCAATACAAACTTTCATAGACATTCCCTGTACTCGTTATTTTGATCTTCGAGATTTGAAATTATTATACTCAATACTCAATACTCAATACTCAATACTCAATACCTTCTTCTCACGCACAGCATTTTTTATACTTCTTTCCACTGCCACAAGGGCAAGGGTCGTTCCTAGAGATTTTCTTCATCAAGTCGATTTCCTGTGGATTGATTTTTCCCTCAAGGTAGAACCATTGTTGGTCTTCTTTGAGGAAAATTGATTTTTCGTGATGTATCTGTACTTGTTGTCGCTCATCGGTGAAGTGCGCTTTGAACTCTACTATGCCACGGTCGTCACTGACACGTCCATGCTCTACGGTGATGATTTCTAGTTGTGTCCAAGTGTTTTCCTGAGACCACTTTTTAATCTCTTGGATGTTGTATTGGCTTCTGGTTTGACTGTGGGTTGTTTGATAGAGATAATCAGCTTTGCCGAGCGCATAGGCAGTATAGCGAGACCGCATCAGTGCCAATGCAGTTGGTGCGGATTGATTGTTGATGATTGTTTCACAGCAGGATGCGAAGGGCTTGCCAGAGCAACAAGGGCAGTCATTCATTTTTTAGTCGAAAGTTGAAAGTAAAAAGATAGAAAGTGGCAGTGTCAGAAACTCCTCAATATCCAGTGCAAATATAATTCTCAGAGCTTGGGATAAAAGGATGTCTTGTTGAATGTGCATGGGTTGCAGTCGTTTTTTACAACACGTCCCGAATGAACTTAGTTTTGTCGAATACACTGCGTGCAAACGGACAAAGAGGAACAATACGGATTCCTTTGGCTCTGGCAAATTCTACCGCTTTGAGAAGCATTTGTTTCCCTACACCCGTACCACGTAGACTGTCGTCTACAGCTGTGTGATCGATGATGATTTGATCTGGCCCTGCCCATACGTAGGTCATCTCAGCTTTTGGTTGCTGATCTATTAGGATATAAAACCTTCCTTTGCTGTCTGTTTCTTCTTGTAATATTTCCATCTTTTATTGATTTCATGAGATATTTCATAATTGTTGCAACCAATCGATCAACAAGAGGGACCAACCAGAGAGGTGAGTATTGTGTCTACCAAATCCATAGCCGTGTCCACCTTGAGGATAGAGATGCATTTCGACGGGGACTTGGTGATCGTTGAGAGCTTGGTAGAATTGAAGGCTATTTTCTACAGGAACTGCTTGGTCATCCGCACTATGCAGGATGAAAGTAGGAGGGGTGTTGTGTGTTACTTGCATTTCGTTGGAATACAAATCAACGAGTGCTTTGTCTGGATTTTCACCCAATAGATTGTTGCGAGAACCCATGTGGGTAAAATCAGATTGCATGGTAATCACTGGATAGATCAACGCCATGAAATCTGGACGATTTTCTGAATCAAAATGAGTTCCTAATGTGGACGCCAAATGTCCTCCCGCCGAAAAGCCCATCACGCCGATTTTGTCTGCATCTATGCCCCATACTGCTGCACTGTCTTTGATGATTTTCATCCCCTGCTTGGCATCCATGAGTGGTGAGAGATGAGGTGTCTTGTTTGAGTCATCCTCTGGCAATCTGTATTTGAGGACGATACCTGCTATGCCGTATCCATTGAGCCATTTGGCAAAATCAGTTCCTTCTTTGTCGTAGGCCAAGATTCCATATCCTCCTCCTGGACAAATCATCACCGCTCGTCTGACAGAATTACTATTGGAGGGGAGGTAGACTTCTATGCTTGGGTTGCGGACGTTTTTGATTCTTTGCGTGTCAGTGATAGTAGATTCCTCTTTGAGATTGGATGATTTTTCGTTGGGTATTTTGTCTTGCCAAAGAGAGATGACATGATGCTGTGCATTCATCGTCATGCAAATAGTCAGAAGTAGGAGGGTACACCCAATATTTTTGAAATAATAAGACATGGATTAGGTTTTAGGAGTTTCAAGATCGGGATTTTGAACGAATTGCGTAGGGGAAATACCAAATTCATTTTTGAAAGCACGAGTAAATGAATTGGGAAGATCATAGCCGACCATGTATCCTACTTGAGATACATTGATTTTGTTTTGGGATAGCAACTGTTTGGCTCTGGTCAATCTAAAGGACTTGAGCAGATCGACTGGCTTTTTGCCTGTGAGTTGCTTGACTTTTCGGATGAAGTGCATGTGGCTCATGTTGACCATTTCGCACATGCTGGTGACGTCAAACTGAGCGTCAGACACGTTTTCTTCCAAGAGACTGGAGAGTTTGACCAAGAATTCTTCGTCTACAGAGGTCACTTTGATGTCTTTGGGTTTGAATCTCAAGTTGTCCGCATATTTCTCTTTGAGTTTATCTCTTGATTCCAGGAGATTTTGAACTCTAGCTAGTAGCAAATCCGGCTCAAAGGGTTTGACAATGTAAGAATCCGCACCAGATTCATAACCTTGGATTCTTTTGCTATCCATAGCGAGTGCAGTCAATAATATCACTGGGATATGACTGATGGCGGTATCGGACTTGATTTTGTCACATAGTGTGATGCCATCTACCTTGGGCATCATGATGTCACTGATGACTAGGTCGATGTATTCTCTGTTGAGTACTTCGAGACCTTGTGCGCCATTGTTGGCAGAGAGGACGTTGTAGTCTTTGATCAATAAGGATTTGATGAAGGCCAGCATGTCACGGTTGTCTTCCACTACCAATAGTGTTGCTTTTTCCTTGTCCTTGATCTGGGTATTGTCATTGATGATACTGAGTTCGTGTTCCAGCTTGTACTCTTCAGAGGGGTGAGTCATCTGAGAGGTAAAATGGCTCTCAGATTGGGGATTCATATCTGATTCAGGGGCATTGAGGTTTTCGGGGATGTAAACAGTAAATTTGGTACCCTCTCCGAGTTCACTTTCTACTTTGATATTCCCTTGGTGGGCTTCTATCAGATCCTTGATATAGGATAGTCCAATGCCACTGTTTTCCTCATGCTGGACGTCATTGTGACCTACCGCAAATCGCTCAAAGAGTTTGTCCAAAATGGCTTTGTCTAGACCAGTACCATTGTCTTCCACTACCAGTCGGATAAAATCAAGCGAGCTGTCTTTCATGAGATACTTTTCGGCTTGCAACAAGCTGATTTTGATACTCCCATGTTTGGGCGTGTGCTTAAAGGCATTGGAAATCAGGTTAAACAATATTTTTTCGACTTTGTCCTGATCAAAGAAGATGGTGAGTTTTTGATAGTCAGATACAAACTGTAGTTTGATGTCCCGATCTAGTGCTTGGTTGATGAACAGATCTTTGATTCCTTTGGTGAAAGAGACTATGTCATTTTTGGATAGAACTAGATCGAGATTCCCCGCCTCGATGCGCCGTACCTCTAGCAATTGATTGATGAGTTTCTGGAGACGCAGCGCATTTTGCTTGATGAGTCTGAAATAATTGTGGTCTGAATCTTTGCTTGAATGGTCTTTGATCAGCTTGTCAATTGGCCCTAAAATCAGGCTCAGAGGTGTTCTAAACTCATGGGTGATGTTGGTGAAGAATTTGACTTTGGCTTGGGAGAGTTCGTCAATTTTTTTAACAGCCTCTTCCAAGGAATCTTTTTGCTTTTCGATCTCCAAATTGCGAGATTCTAGCTCTCCATTGCTGGATTGTAGGGACAGGTTGAGCTGTTCAAGAATCTCCTGTTTTTTCATGATGATGAACACAGAATATCCGATGACCAAGAGCAGTGATCCAATCAAAAGTATGAACCATGCCTGTTTCCATACTGGAGGAGTAACTATGAAATGAATCACAGCAGGTGTGGGATCAATGTTGCCTTCAGAATCCATTGCACGTACCTGGAAGGTGTAATCGCCATTGGCCAATCCTAGGAAGGTGTTGCTCGTGGCAGAGTTGAATTGGGACCATGGCTCGTCGTTGATCTTGTAGGAAAAGCTGAGGTTTTCAGCACTGACTTTGTTGAAAAAATGTCTCCCGGTCCATAGGATACTGGTATTGCCAGAGTTGTCAACTGTCTCTGAATAGACCTCTATAGAGGTCTGTGGAGGGATGGTGTCTTTGATGAAACGAACAGTGTTGAACTTGCTGCGGATTGCCTCGCTGGGATTTCGACCTGTATAGACTCTCCGTTTCCATTCGCGTGGAGACCTGCTTACCCAGATTTCGTTGAGCTCATTTGTTTTGATTGTTCCTCCTTCGTAGGATAAGGTGAGGTGCTCTGGGAAGATGTAATTGGTCCATACCTGCCCATTGAAATAGCTGATGTCTTTGTCAGTAGCGAGCCAGATTTCTCCTGGTTCTTGACTGGTGGTCAAACTGATGATGTTGTTGCTGGTGAGTCCATTTTTGATGGAGTAGTTGACCCATTGACCATCGTCTTGCAAGATGTACAAGCCATGGAGTCGGGACCCTACGTACAAGGTGCCATTGCGGTCAGTGTGCACGTCGTTGACGAAATCATTGAGATTCCGGTTTTCTGTATAGCTCCAGGATACTTTGTCAAAGTAGCACAAACCAGTACCGCCGATCCAGATATTGCCATTTTTGGATTGTGTGATGCCGTAGGCGTTGAGTTGGTTGAGGCCATTGAGGCGGCCTTTGTGGTAGATGACTTTGCGGAAATCACTGTGTGGATTCACGATCTGAGCCAGCCCTCCTGATTGTCCTCGATCTAGGTACACATCCGAACTGCCACCGAGCCATATTGAGCCATCATTGGACTCGAAGATGGCACGGTAGTCCACGCCCCATGAGAGCGAATCCAAGATGATTTTGTTCCATTTTCCATTTTGCAGGAAACCTGCAGCAGCTACTCCATTTTCACTCCCAATCACCCAAACATAGTCTCTCGAATCTGCATATAGACTTACAGGATTGTCAATCATACCATCCTCTTGGCCAAACTGATACCATTGTCCGTTGCTCTGTTGGATGGCGTGTCCTTCGAAATCTATGAACCAAGAGCTACCATTGGTTTGTCTACATTGGTAGTTGAGCTCGAGGTAGGTGAGCCATTTGTCATCAGAGAGATCAATACGCGAGACAGAGGATTGCTCCTCATATATCCATAGTTTGGAGTTGTCTTCGGTGTGTAGCTCGATGTGACCATGTGGGATTTTAAAATTCTCCGAATTGTATTTCATCCATTGTCCAGAGGTGTCCATGGCGTATAGATTACCGATACCACTGATCCATATTTTACCATCTTTGGTCTCGGCGATGCTTTCAGAATATTCATCATCGCCGAATATCTTGCCGTACTCGACTTTGTTCCAGCGGTTGTCGCTGAATCTCACCGCAGGGATTTTGTTGGATTTGTTGATGATCCAGATGTCGCCATTTGAGGTACGCATGATGTTGTGTTCATAGCCCATATCCATCTCGTAATAATTGCTGAATAGCCCGTAATTTTTGACTGAATTGGTGATGATTTCCTCTTCGGTAAACATCATGATGTCACCAATTTCATCCTCCAGTACATAAGTGATGGGAATCCATAATTCCCCAGGGGTGACTTCAAATACATCTGATATGTTGTCAAATCTGTTGTTTTTGAGTAGTCGATCAGGGATATCAACAATTTGAAATTCTGAATCTTCAGCGAGCATTTTTTTTGCATTGCTTTCTTGACTGAGTAAGAAATTGTCTTTGGGTGTGATGAAGATGACTCCTAGCGAAGTAGCGCAAACAATGTTGCCGCTTTTGAGCTCACGTATGGCATCTATTCTGATGTTGGATTTGGGGTTGATGGGGGCAATGTTGTGCCAATTGTCATCCTCATATAGATAGATGCCATTGACAGATGCCGCGTAGATTTTTTGATTCTCACTGACGAACATTTTTTGGACAGCTTTGCCACCTAGGCCTTCTTCCTCGCCGTAGTATTTCCAGTCATACCCATCGTAGAGCGCCACACCAGATTCTAGACCAAACCAAAAGTTGCTCTTGTCTGATTGGGAAGCGATGCATCTGACACCTCGGTCGTCAAGTTCTGGAAAAAAAGCAAAACGCCACTCTTCCAGCATTGGATCAGCAACCTTGGGTTGATACCCATTGATACCCCACACGATCATGGTATGTACCAAGAGGAACAATACCAGAATACTCTTTCTCATCATACTTGCTTTGACTATCCCGACTGTTAATTTAGCTAGAATCTGTAATGGTGCAAAATATAGAATTATTCTAGCAATGAGAATCCAGGGAATAGGGAATGGTGAAAAATGAATATCTCGAAATATCGCTCCAAACTAATTTTGACTTAAAATACGAATCACCTAGTAGTATTGTCATTATTAACTGGAGCTTGTCATCATATATAAGACTGTGGATGATAGATGGGAAATGACAACTTACAAGTATTGATCAAAATTATTTAAGAAAGGAACATGAGAGAATTGAATCGACAGCATACCGACATAGCAGCATTACCCATCAAAATCCTCCAGTTTGGAGAAGGCAACTTCTTGCGGGCATTTTCGGATTGGATGATTGACATCATGAACAAAGAAGGCGACTACCAACATGGTATCGCAGTGGTGCAGCCTATCGATCAGGGTATCGTTCACATGCTGCAAGCACAAGATGGCTTGTATCATCATGTGTTGCGTGGATTGAAAGACGGTCAACCTCACGAAGAGACGAGATTGATCTCTGCGATACAGCAGTGCATCAATCCATTCAAGGATTTGGCGGCTTACAAGGCCGTGGTATTGTTGCCTGAGTTGGAAATGGTGATTTCTAACACTACTGAAGCAGGAATTGTGTTCAATGAGGAAGATGTCTTGCCGACGGAAGGACTGCCCAAAACATTCCCAGGCAAGGTAACCCTTTTGCTGTGGGAGAGATTCCAGCATTTTGCTGCTGCTCAGGACAAAGGATTGAGTTTCATCCCAGTGGAACTGATAGATAAAAACGGTCAGAAACTGAAAGAAGCTATTTTGAAGTATGCCGAATTGTGGAGCTTGCCTGCCGAGTTCAGTTCTTGGGTAGAGAATCACAACTACTTCGCCAATACTTTGGTCGATAGAATTGTGCCGGGCTATCCAAAAGATGAAATCGAAGAGATTCAGGCTTCTATTGGATTCAAAGACAATTTGGTGGTGGCTTCTGAGATTTTTCATCTCTGGGTGATGGAAGCGCCAGAGCAGATCCAAAAGCAGTTTCCCGCGGATAAATTTGGCCTCAATGTCATCTATACCAACAACCAAGCACCCTACAGAACGAGAAAAGTACGTGTACTCAACGGAGCACACACGAGCATGGTTCCTGTGGCACTGCTACATGGACTGGAGACAGTTCGTGAGACAGTGGAGGATAATAAAGTGGGCGCATTCGTACAGCAGATCATCTTTGAAGAGATATTGCCTACGATAGACTTGCCTCAGGCGGAACTCGAAGAATTTGCCAATCAGGTGATCGAGCGATTCAAAAACCCATTCATTCGACATGAGTTGAAATCCATCGCCTTGAACTCTATACCTAAATTCAAAGTGCGTGTTTTGCCTACGATTTTGGATTACATATCCATCAAAAAGGAGTTGCCTAAAGGCTTGGTCACAGCATTGACCTATTTGATTTCACTGTACCTGTCGGATGATTTTGAAATCAAAGACGATCACAATGTGGTAGAATTTTTCCACGGATTGAAAGGAAAAGCATTGACACCTGAAGAAATAGTAGATCAAGTGTTGGGACAGACAGAGTTTTGGGATCAGGACTTGAGAGAAATCAAAGGACTAAGCGATGCAATGATCAAAGTAATGGCAACCATCGAATCTGGCATGGCAATCGATCGAATTTGAGATATTAGAAGGGAAGAAATGAAGAA is part of the Reichenbachiella agarivorans genome and harbors:
- a CDS encoding RNA polymerase sigma factor; translated protein: MHTEEHFISLIQNTSTKREGFRLLVKAFEKPLYSVIRKMVIDHDETKDVLQDTFVKVWENLDSFKAESKIYTWVYRVAVNHCLQYLKKKQRRNLFNSGVNEEMMMQLESNESISGDEIQLKLQKAILKLPDKQRLVFNLKYYEEMSYEQMAEITETSSGALRASYHQAVKKIETMIQEG
- a CDS encoding alpha/beta hydrolase encodes the protein MSYYFKNIGCTLLLLTICMTMNAQHHVISLWQDKIPNEKSSNLKEESTITDTQRIKNVRNPSIEVYLPSNSNSVRRAVMICPGGGYGILAYDKEGTDFAKWLNGYGIAGIVLKYRLPEDDSNKTPHLSPLMDAKQGMKIIKDSAAVWGIDADKIGVMGFSAGGHLASTLGTHFDSENRPDFMALIYPVITMQSDFTHMGSRNNLLGENPDKALVDLYSNEMQVTHNTPPTFILHSADDQAVPVENSLQFYQALNDHQVPVEMHLYPQGGHGYGFGRHNTHLSGWSLLLIDWLQQL
- a CDS encoding type IA DNA topoisomerase yields the protein MKVCIAEKPSVAKEIAQVIGANTRMDGYYEGNGYQVTWTFGHFCTLLPPEDYKPHWKRWDLNTLPMLPERFETKVMDHDAGVKKQFNTIKKLFDAASLVINCGDAGQEGELIQRWVIQQAGYKGEVQRLWISSLTTEAIKAGFEKLQPSSEFDNLYYAGSSRAIGDWLLGMNATRLYTLKYGGFKQMLSIGRVQTPTLAMLVNRHYEILNFQPKPYWELQTKYRETNFNHTEGKFFTKEDGEKLLNQVSGKELVIIDIERKDGKEYAPKLFDLTGLQVYCNNKFGFTAEATLKAVQRLYEMKVVSYPRVDTTFLPNDMYPKVPGILKGLTDYASFTEPILSKKIPKSAKVFNDKKVTDHHAIIPTGEQKHLSHEDQKVYDIIVRRFLAVFYPDCKVAKTQVSAEVDTVPFVAKGKEILEEGWRVLFPKQKKEEEDEENKEEEEESILPTFEKGEQGPHEPSFIEKTTKAPNYYTEASLLRAMETAGKQVEDDELRELMKANGIGRPSTRANIIETLFKRQYSQRRKKQVIPTEMGIQLIDTVQNQLLKSAELTGQWEKQLKEIEQGEYSAKQFIINMKKMVDDLVYEVRMETGKPILAATPITLVKDKDTATKKATSKKSLVGSTCPKCKKGSLLKGKNSYGCSEWKAGCKMLLPFTFMEKKLTESQLLRLVQKKVTTKIKGFVLNGNKVEGVLKFNSDFEIEFENQTKNTPKKSNEMPTCPKCKEGVLVKGQTAYGCSRWKAGCDFRFPFTEIKARAQGKALTRELVLQILSH
- a CDS encoding GNAT family N-acetyltransferase; translation: MEILQEETDSKGRFYILIDQQPKAEMTYVWAGPDQIIIDHTAVDDSLRGTGVGKQMLLKAVEFARAKGIRIVPLCPFARSVFDKTKFIRDVL
- a CDS encoding YchJ family protein; protein product: MNDCPCCSGKPFASCCETIINNQSAPTALALMRSRYTAYALGKADYLYQTTHSQTRSQYNIQEIKKWSQENTWTQLEIITVEHGRVSDDRGIVEFKAHFTDERQQVQIHHEKSIFLKEDQQWFYLEGKINPQEIDLMKKISRNDPCPCGSGKKYKKCCA